A stretch of Bombina bombina isolate aBomBom1 chromosome 2, aBomBom1.pri, whole genome shotgun sequence DNA encodes these proteins:
- the LRRC70 gene encoding leucine-rich repeat-containing protein 70 has protein sequence MKFNICIDCVLISVKCKLFLHEYVFSFFLVGTIMKVIHRNVHGSKCHFTLRVSLSSFMLFLLLQSQALCCPDFCKICTERQVNCRGLSLTGIPRNLPKSTTVLYFSGNNITQVISHEFREIPKLALLYLDNCNIRYIHSTAFIPLTKLYHLYLNDNCIKNLEPGIFDGLSDLHYLQLQNNQIAFLPQGLFNHLKSVQYLMLQRNCIRVLNSDTFFGMTSLRFLNLANNNLSIISSAAFHYIETLEYLFLENNQLMEVPSPALGMLKNLKKLSMSNNPLGSINQFAFKGLDSLQYLFLENANINIIKDYSFDGLINLKYLILSKNNLTTLNSKMFTNLKNLLNLQLERNNIMSISENAFEEIGVSLKFLNLAYNKITILQPKVLQPLISLGHFQASYNPWDCGCHLFEFRKFLVSSSFLFSIYCHTPPHLHGRPLRNVKTDEFKNFHSTYALPKRSQPLDISAPSTVFYGQIKNVTLLYNASLDVLLTSTISAVHESTTSIFQQTTELSPLHLDLPPLLPPVNLTRGGESVLPPDIISVSLKPNIICQQEVESLSQSFYILLSFFIASCCIIIFLILKYIQLRRRLRIPESRGESVLEYYSCYQAGRYQLTDPIRLAPSSDVDIIRPLKRSTSDSQTQVILFEHSVL, from the coding sequence ATGAAATTCAACATTTGTATAGACTGTGTACTGATATCTGTAAAATGCAAGTTATTTCTTCATGAATATGTATTTAGCTTTTTTCTAGTTGGAACCATTATGAAAGTCATTCACAGAAATGTGCATGGATCCAAATGTCATTTTACTCTTCGCGTATCATTAAGTAGctttatgctttttttactcctgcaaagccaaGCACTTTGCTGCCCAGATTTTTGCAAGATTTGCACAGAAAGACAAGTGAATTGCCGTGGCCTGAGCCTAACTGGTATACCAAGGAACTTACCTAAAAGCACGACTGTTCTGTATTTCAGTGGAAATAATATCACTCAAGTAATTTCACATGAATTTAGAGAGATTCCGAAACTTGCACTACTATACTTGGACAACTGCAACATAAGATACATACATTCTACAGCATTTATTCCACTGACAAAGCTGTATCACCTGTATCTAAATGATAACTGTATTAAGAACTTAGAGCCAGGCATATTTGATGGGCTTTCAGATCTACATTATTTACAACTGCAGAATAACCAAATTGCCTTCCTTCCTCAAGGCTTGTTTAACCATTTAAAATCAGTACAATACTTAATGCTTCAGAGAAACTGCATCAGAGTCCTGAACAGTGACACATTCTTTGGAATGACTAGTCTTCGTTTTCTTAATTTAGCAAATAATAATCTTTCAATAATCTCCAGTGCAGCATTTCATTATATTGAAACCCTAGAATATTTGTTCCTTGAAAATAACCAATTAATGGAAGTACCATCACCTGCTCTGGGAATGCTCAAAAACCTCAAAAAGCTCTCAATGTCAAACAACCCCCTTGGATCAATAAATCAATTTGCTTTTAAAGGTTTAGATTCATTGCAATATTTGTTTTTGGAGAATGCAAATATCAACATAATTAAAGATTATTCTTTTGATGGACTCATTAATCTTAAATATTTAATTCTAAGCAAGAATAATCTGACAACTCTGAATTCCAAGATGTTTACCAATCTGAAAAATTTGTTGAACCTCCAGCTGGAAAGGAATAATATAATGTCTATATCTGAAAATGCATTTGAAGAAATTGGTGTTTCTCTCAAGTTTCTCAATTTGGCTTATAATAAGATAACAATCCTACAGCCTAAAGTTCTCCAGCCATTGATATCATTGGGTCATTTTCAAGCAAGCTATAATCCATGGGATTGTGGATGTCATTTGTTTGAATTTCGAAAGTTTTTAGTATCTTCTTCATTTCTGTTTAGTATTTATTGCCATACTCCACCGCATTTGCATGGAAGACCCTTGCGTAATGTTAAAACGGATGAATTTAAGAACTTTCACTCCACATATGCCTTACCTAAAAGAAGCCAGCCTCTGGACATAAGTGCTCCAAGCACAGTGTTTTACGGACAGATAAAAAATGTTACGCTTTTGTATAATGCAAGTTTGGATGTCCTTTTAACATCAACTATATCGGCAGTTCATGAGTCGACTACAAGTATTTTTCAACAAACTACAGAACTTTCACCTTTACATTTGGATTTACCCCCTCTTCTTCCACCAGTGAATTTAACCAGAGGAGGGGAAAGTGTTTTACCACCTGATATAATCTCTGTGTCTTTGAAACCTAATATTATATGTCAACAGGAGGTTGAAAGTCTTAGTCAATCATTTTACATATTACTCTCTTTCTTTATAGCATCTTGTTGCATAATAATTTTTCTTATTCTTAAATATATTCAGCTGAGGAGGAGGCTAAGGATTCCTGAAAGTCGCGGAGAAAGTGTGTTGGAGTATTATAGCTGTTATCAAGCAGGCAGATACCAATTAACTGATCCCATTAGACTTGCACCAAGCTCTGATGTTGACATCATAAGGCCACTTAAGCGATCAACTTCAGATAGTCAGACACAAGTCATCTTGTTTGAACACTCTGTTCTCTAG